A section of the Amycolatopsis sp. AA4 genome encodes:
- the paaD gene encoding 1,2-phenylacetyl-CoA epoxidase subunit PaaD: MTADVLFPAEAASSRAVAVASTVTDPELPMLTLADLGVLREVSEEDGRVTVSITPTYTGCPAMDTMRDDLEHALRGAGYTEIDIRTVLEPAWSSDWISADGRRKLAEAGIAPPGSAPRRAAGPIPLTLGPSVRRVACPHCGSLDTEEQSRFSATACKALRRCRSCWEPFEHVKEI; this comes from the coding sequence GTGACCGCCGACGTTCTCTTTCCCGCGGAGGCGGCATCCAGCAGAGCGGTCGCGGTGGCTTCTACCGTTACTGATCCTGAGTTGCCGATGTTGACGCTCGCGGATCTCGGGGTGTTGCGCGAGGTGTCCGAAGAGGACGGTCGGGTTACGGTGTCGATTACGCCGACGTACACCGGTTGTCCGGCGATGGACACTATGCGGGACGACCTGGAGCATGCGCTGCGGGGTGCGGGGTATACCGAGATCGATATTCGCACTGTGCTGGAACCGGCTTGGTCGTCGGATTGGATCAGTGCCGACGGTCGGCGGAAGCTTGCTGAGGCCGGGATCGCACCGCCGGGGTCTGCGCCGCGGCGGGCGGCTGGACCGATTCCGTTGACGCTGGGGCCTTCGGTGCGGCGGGTGGCTTGTCCGCATTGCGGGTCGTTGGATACCGAGGAACAGTCTCGGTTCAGCGCGACTGCGTGCAAAGCGTTGCGGCGGTGCCGGTCTTGCTGGGAGCCGTTCGAACACGTCAAGGAGATTTGA
- the paaC gene encoding 1,2-phenylacetyl-CoA epoxidase subunit PaaC translates to MSFDNVYEAITEDNDARWAFGTGFADPLSGVDTSVPSGVDGARLAAYCLMLGDDALIFSHRLQEWVSNAPELEDEVAIANIGLDLLGQARLLLARSGKADGTDRSEDTLAFLRAENEFRNVRLAELGGGHFGHLIAQLFVFSTWRLALFQQLESSVDPVLAAIAAKGVKELAYHRDYAAQWLVRLGDGTPLSHERMAEGLAAVWPYVDELFATHPDELVDAASLRPEFDAVVEQALTAATLERPEIGAIAGVSGRTGRDGVHTEQMGFLLAELQSVARAMPGASW, encoded by the coding sequence ATGTCTTTTGACAACGTCTACGAAGCCATCACCGAGGACAACGACGCGCGGTGGGCCTTCGGTACCGGATTCGCCGATCCTTTGTCCGGAGTGGACACTTCCGTGCCGTCCGGAGTGGACGGTGCGCGGCTGGCCGCGTACTGCCTGATGCTGGGCGACGACGCGCTGATTTTCTCGCACCGGTTGCAGGAGTGGGTCAGCAACGCGCCGGAGCTGGAGGACGAGGTCGCGATCGCGAACATCGGCCTCGACCTGCTCGGCCAGGCCCGGCTGCTGCTGGCTCGTTCCGGCAAGGCGGACGGCACTGACCGGTCCGAGGACACCCTCGCGTTCTTGCGGGCGGAGAACGAGTTCCGGAACGTGCGGCTGGCCGAGCTGGGCGGCGGGCACTTCGGGCACCTGATCGCGCAGCTGTTCGTGTTCTCGACCTGGCGGCTCGCGTTGTTCCAGCAGCTGGAGTCCAGCGTGGACCCGGTGCTGGCGGCCATCGCGGCCAAGGGTGTGAAGGAATTGGCCTACCACCGGGATTACGCCGCGCAGTGGCTGGTGCGGCTGGGTGACGGGACGCCGTTGTCGCACGAGCGGATGGCCGAGGGGCTGGCTGCGGTGTGGCCGTATGTCGACGAGCTGTTCGCGACGCATCCGGATGAGTTGGTAGATGCCGCTTCGTTGCGGCCGGAGTTCGACGCTGTGGTCGAGCAGGCGTTGACGGCGGCGACGTTGGAGCGGCCGGAGATCGGGGCTATTGCCGGGGTTTCCGGGCGTACCGGGCGCGATGGGGTGCATACCGAGCAGATGGGGTTCTTGCTGGCTGAGCTGCAGAGTGTGGCTCGGGCGATGCCGGGGGCGTCGTGGTGA
- a CDS encoding IS3 family transposase (programmed frameshift): protein MGRSSRHPREVRERAVALVFEQVEQYSSQWEAITSIAAKVGVSAESLRRWVRQAETDQGARPGVTTAESERVRELERENRELRRANEILKAASNFLREGARPSIAALVAFITDYRDRFGVEPICAVLTEFGIKIAPSTYYAALSRPMSAREVRDEELKKEIQRVYDENYLVYGARKVWRQLNREGVRAGRGRVERLMRAMGLAGAVRGKKVRTTVSDPGGARAADLVSRQFTAGAPNRLWVADFTYVATWAGTVYVAFAIDVFSRRIVGWRVSMSKETDLVLDAIEQGLRHRDYRWRKGQDKLIHHSDAGSQYTSFRFTQHLADSGIDASIGTVGDALDNALAESTIGLYKTELIKPNGPWHNKQEVDVATAAWIEWYNTQRLHGACGDRPPVEFETLYEDGDLISLVA from the exons ATGGGCCGGTCTTCGAGGCATCCGCGTGAGGTGCGTGAGCGCGCGGTTGCGTTGGTGTTTGAGCAGGTAGAGCAGTACTCGTCGCAGTGGGAGGCGATCACGTCGATCGCGGCGAAGGTGGGGGTGTCGGCCGAGTCGCTGCGCCGGTGGGTGCGGCAGGCTGAGACCGATCAGGGTGCGCGGCCGGGTGTCACGACTGCGGAGTCGGAGCGGGTGCGCGAGCTCGAGCGTGAGAATCGTGAGTTGCGCCGGGCGAATGAGATCCTGAAAGCGGCATCGA ATTTTCTTCGCGAGGGAGCTCGACCCTCGATCGCCGCGCTCGTAGCGTTCATCACGGATTATCGGGACCGGTTCGGAGTCGAGCCGATCTGTGCCGTGCTGACCGAGTTCGGGATCAAGATCGCTCCGTCCACCTATTATGCCGCGCTTTCCCGTCCGATGTCGGCGAGGGAAGTTCGCGATGAGGAGTTGAAGAAGGAAATTCAGCGCGTGTACGACGAGAATTACCTGGTGTACGGTGCCCGGAAGGTATGGCGTCAGCTGAACCGGGAAGGCGTTCGGGCGGGCCGGGGCCGGGTGGAACGACTGATGCGCGCGATGGGCTTGGCCGGCGCGGTCCGCGGGAAGAAGGTGCGCACCACGGTGTCCGATCCCGGCGGTGCCCGCGCCGCGGACCTGGTGAGCCGCCAGTTCACGGCAGGTGCACCGAATCGGTTGTGGGTAGCGGACTTCACCTACGTCGCGACCTGGGCAGGCACCGTCTACGTCGCGTTCGCGATCGATGTGTTCTCCCGCAGGATCGTCGGCTGGCGCGTGAGCATGTCCAAGGAAACCGACCTCGTGCTCGACGCGATCGAGCAGGGACTGCGTCATCGGGACTACCGATGGCGAAAGGGGCAGGACAAGCTGATCCACCATTCCGACGCCGGAAGTCAATACACGTCGTTCCGATTCACGCAGCATCTTGCTGATTCCGGTATCGACGCGTCGATCGGCACGGTCGGCGATGCCCTCGATAACGCGCTCGCGGAATCCACCATCGGGCTCTACAAAACCGAGTTGATTAAACCGAACGGGCCATGGCACAATAAGCAAGAAGTCGACGTCGCGACTGCCGCGTGGATCGAGTGGTACAACACCCAGCGCCTCCACGGAGCATGCGGCGACCGGCCACCCGTCGAATTCGAGACCCTGTACGAGGACGGCGACCTGATCAGTCTGGTCGCCTGA
- the paaE gene encoding 1,2-phenylacetyl-CoA epoxidase subunit PaaE — protein sequence MTATVSRRAGFHPLRVAEVERLCDDAVAVTFDVPSELASVYAFAPGQSLTLRRVVEGRDERRSYSICAAVGERPRVGVRLVPDGVFSSWLVNEVRPGDTVEVSAPTGSFTPDLAAGGHHVLIAAGSGITPVLSIAASLLATPDASVTVLYGNRRTDTVMFADELADLKDRYPARLELVHVLSREPREAELFTGRLDADKLRALFGSIVPVEDVDHFWLCGPFGMVTSAQELLGSLGVPGERIHQELFYVDDVPPEPVKHVDPAVAGASSEVTLVLDGRSTTMNLPRESSVLDGAQRFRPDLPFACKGGVCGTCRARVTEGAVDMRRNFALEKAEVEAGFVLTCQSHPVSERVTVDFDA from the coding sequence GTGACTGCCACCGTTTCCCGTCGTGCCGGGTTCCATCCGTTGCGGGTGGCTGAGGTTGAGCGGCTCTGTGATGACGCTGTGGCCGTGACCTTTGACGTGCCTTCCGAGTTGGCCTCGGTTTATGCCTTTGCGCCTGGGCAGTCGTTGACCTTGCGCCGCGTTGTTGAGGGGCGGGATGAGCGGCGGTCCTATTCGATTTGTGCTGCGGTGGGGGAGCGGCCGCGGGTCGGGGTGCGGTTGGTGCCGGACGGGGTGTTCTCGTCTTGGCTGGTGAATGAGGTTCGGCCGGGGGATACGGTTGAGGTTTCCGCGCCGACTGGGTCGTTTACTCCGGATCTTGCTGCTGGTGGGCATCATGTGCTGATCGCTGCTGGGTCTGGGATTACGCCGGTGTTGTCCATCGCTGCGTCTTTGCTGGCTACGCCGGATGCGTCGGTGACTGTGCTGTACGGGAATCGGCGGACGGATACGGTGATGTTCGCTGATGAGCTGGCTGATTTGAAGGATCGGTATCCGGCGCGGTTGGAACTCGTGCATGTGCTGTCTCGGGAGCCGCGTGAGGCCGAGTTGTTCACCGGACGGTTGGATGCGGACAAGCTTCGGGCGTTGTTCGGGTCGATTGTGCCCGTTGAGGATGTTGATCATTTTTGGCTTTGCGGGCCGTTTGGGATGGTCACCTCGGCGCAGGAACTTCTTGGCTCGCTGGGGGTTCCTGGGGAGCGGATTCATCAGGAACTGTTCTATGTGGACGATGTGCCGCCGGAGCCCGTTAAGCATGTTGATCCTGCTGTGGCCGGTGCGTCGTCTGAGGTGACGTTGGTTCTTGATGGTCGGTCTACGACTATGAATCTGCCTCGGGAATCGTCTGTGTTGGATGGGGCGCAGCGGTTTCGGCCGGATTTGCCGTTTGCTTGCAAGGGCGGGGTTTGTGGGACCTGCCGGGCTCGGGTGACCGAGGGGGCCGTTGACATGCGGCGGAATTTCGCGTTGGAGAAGGCGGAGGTGGAGGCTGGGTTTGTGTTGACTTGCCAGTCTCATCCGGTTTCTGAGCGGGTTACTGTGGATTTTGACGCTTGA
- a CDS encoding chromosome segregation protein, translating to MPLGAGFDVAKRGYSRAQVDEHLERLDGDLKMLTADRDAAIAQAGDLARQLEVARGEIADLRGQVDRLAQPPTSVEGLSERLQRMLRLAQDEAADTRARAEAEAGHIRAKAETDASAMRARYEQLLTELDLRRKEMEAEHRKVLEDARAEAKRITDEAEAERKKLDAESEARRTQVEEDFEIAMATRRAEAMRVLAEQEAASKAEAERRVREAAEDAAAIRAKVLEEETAAKADIDRRQRESVADANKRRQDSITEANARLAEAADEARRRVRTATDESNRRITQANERVEALRAVRASLAEQVRSARTVLAEAQHVLGEMDGEVPADIKAAVEKANGSGPKSGTNGSKAAAAPGGGATAASGKTTPAEQNSAGQSGKNAPASSGKAAASGDVEQTVRLRTSDVPKPQPQPRPAGKPTGE from the coding sequence GTGCCGCTGGGAGCCGGCTTCGACGTAGCGAAGCGGGGGTACAGCCGGGCCCAGGTCGACGAGCACCTGGAACGGCTCGACGGCGACCTGAAGATGCTCACCGCCGACCGCGACGCCGCCATCGCCCAAGCCGGCGATCTGGCCCGGCAGCTGGAAGTCGCGCGCGGCGAGATCGCCGACCTCCGCGGTCAGGTGGACCGGCTCGCGCAGCCGCCGACGAGCGTCGAAGGCCTGTCCGAGCGCCTCCAGCGGATGCTGCGGCTGGCGCAGGACGAGGCCGCGGACACCCGCGCCCGCGCCGAGGCCGAAGCGGGCCACATCCGGGCCAAGGCGGAGACCGACGCCAGCGCCATGCGCGCCCGGTACGAGCAGCTGCTCACCGAGCTGGACCTGCGCCGCAAGGAGATGGAGGCCGAGCACCGCAAGGTGCTCGAGGACGCGCGCGCCGAGGCCAAGCGGATCACCGACGAGGCCGAGGCCGAGCGCAAGAAGCTCGACGCGGAGTCCGAGGCCCGCCGCACGCAGGTCGAAGAAGACTTCGAGATCGCGATGGCGACCCGGCGCGCCGAGGCGATGCGCGTGCTGGCCGAGCAGGAGGCGGCCAGCAAGGCCGAAGCCGAGCGCCGGGTCCGCGAGGCCGCCGAGGACGCGGCCGCGATCCGGGCGAAGGTGCTGGAAGAGGAGACGGCCGCGAAGGCCGACATCGACCGTCGCCAGCGCGAATCCGTCGCCGACGCGAACAAGCGCCGCCAGGACTCGATCACCGAGGCCAACGCGCGGCTCGCGGAGGCCGCCGACGAGGCCCGCCGCCGCGTCCGCACCGCCACCGACGAGTCCAACCGCCGGATCACCCAGGCCAACGAGCGGGTCGAGGCCCTGCGCGCGGTCCGGGCGAGCCTGGCCGAGCAGGTCCGCTCGGCGCGCACCGTCCTGGCCGAAGCGCAGCACGTGCTCGGCGAGATGGACGGCGAGGTGCCCGCGGACATCAAGGCCGCGGTCGAGAAGGCCAACGGTTCCGGTCCGAAGTCCGGCACGAACGGCTCGAAGGCTGCCGCCGCACCGGGCGGCGGCGCGACCGCCGCGTCCGGCAAGACCACTCCGGCCGAGCAGAATTCCGCTGGTCAGAGCGGCAAGAACGCTCCGGCTTCCAGCGGAAAGGCCGCCGCGAGCGGCGATGTCGAGCAGACCGTCCGGCTGCGCACGTCCGACGTGCCCAAGCCGCAGCCGCAACCGCGCCCGGCGGGAAAACCGACTGGCGAGTAA
- the ccrA gene encoding crotonyl-CoA carboxylase/reductase: MTHLDEIQQAILEGRLDAIAELPVPESYRGVTVHADEVDMFEGLESRDKDPRRSLHVDEVPTPELGPGEALVAVMASAINYNTVWTSIFEPIPTFKFLRKYGKLSPLAKRHDLPYHVVGSDLSGVVLRTGAGVHNWKPGDEVVAHCLNVELEGPDGHNDTMLDTEQRIWGFETNFGGLAEIALVKANQLMPKPGHLTWEEAASPGLVNSTAYRQLVSRNGADMKQGDVVLIWGASGGLGSYATQYALNGGAIPVCVVSSPEKAEICRKLGAELIIDRTAEGYQFWKNENEQDPKEWQRFGAKIRELTGGEDPDIVFEHPGRETFGASVYAARKGGTIVTCASTSGYMHQYDNRYLWMNLKRIIGSHFANYRESWEANRLIAKGLIHPTLSKTYSLEETGQAALDVHRNAHQGKVGVLALAPEEGLGVRDEELRAKHLDGINAFRGA, from the coding sequence ATGACGCACCTCGACGAGATCCAGCAGGCGATCCTCGAAGGCCGCCTCGACGCGATCGCCGAGCTGCCCGTGCCCGAGAGCTACCGGGGCGTCACCGTGCACGCCGACGAGGTCGACATGTTCGAAGGCCTCGAAAGCCGCGACAAGGACCCGCGCCGTTCGCTGCACGTGGACGAGGTCCCGACGCCGGAACTGGGTCCGGGCGAGGCGCTCGTCGCGGTGATGGCCAGCGCGATCAACTACAACACCGTCTGGACGTCGATCTTCGAGCCGATCCCGACGTTCAAGTTCCTCCGCAAGTACGGCAAGCTCTCGCCGCTGGCCAAGCGGCACGACCTGCCGTATCACGTGGTCGGTTCCGACCTGTCCGGCGTCGTGCTGCGCACCGGCGCGGGCGTGCACAACTGGAAGCCGGGCGACGAGGTCGTCGCGCACTGCCTGAACGTCGAGCTGGAAGGCCCGGACGGGCACAACGACACGATGCTCGACACCGAGCAGCGGATCTGGGGCTTCGAGACGAACTTCGGCGGGCTCGCCGAGATCGCGCTGGTCAAGGCGAACCAGCTGATGCCGAAGCCGGGGCACCTGACCTGGGAGGAAGCCGCCTCCCCCGGCCTGGTGAACTCGACCGCCTACCGGCAGCTGGTCTCGCGCAACGGCGCGGACATGAAGCAGGGCGACGTCGTGCTGATCTGGGGCGCGTCCGGCGGTCTCGGCTCGTACGCGACGCAGTACGCGCTCAACGGCGGCGCGATCCCGGTGTGCGTCGTGTCCAGCCCCGAAAAGGCCGAGATCTGCCGCAAGCTGGGCGCGGAGCTGATCATCGACCGCACCGCCGAGGGCTACCAGTTCTGGAAGAACGAGAACGAGCAGGACCCGAAGGAATGGCAGCGGTTCGGCGCGAAGATCCGCGAGCTGACCGGCGGCGAGGACCCGGACATCGTGTTCGAGCACCCGGGCCGCGAGACCTTCGGCGCGTCCGTCTACGCCGCGCGCAAGGGCGGCACCATCGTCACCTGTGCGTCCACCTCGGGGTACATGCACCAGTACGACAACCGGTACCTGTGGATGAACCTCAAGCGGATCATCGGCTCGCACTTCGCGAACTACCGCGAATCGTGGGAGGCCAACCGGCTGATCGCGAAGGGCCTCATCCACCCGACGCTGTCGAAGACGTACTCGCTGGAAGAAACCGGCCAGGCCGCCCTTGACGTGCACCGCAACGCGCACCAGGGCAAGGTCGGCGTGCTCGCGCTCGCTCCCGAGGAAGGACTCGGCGTGCGAGACGAGGAGCTGCGCGCGAAGCACCTCGACGGCATCAACGCGTTCCGCGGCGCGTGA
- a CDS encoding universal stress protein has translation MAVYRTVVVGTDGSDSSFAAVDKAAGVAADAGATLVVVCAYHPASRQDVERAQDELGDEAYQVVGSAPAEDTLQSARDRAAKVGATKIETVALEGQPVDMLRKVVKDRSADLLVVGNRGLNTLAGRILGSVPSEVARKSGVDVLIVHTT, from the coding sequence ATGGCTGTCTATCGGACTGTGGTGGTGGGCACGGACGGGTCCGACTCGTCCTTCGCCGCGGTGGACAAGGCCGCCGGGGTGGCTGCCGACGCCGGGGCGACGCTCGTCGTCGTGTGCGCGTACCACCCGGCCAGCCGCCAAGACGTGGAACGCGCGCAGGACGAGCTGGGCGACGAGGCCTACCAGGTGGTCGGGTCCGCCCCCGCCGAGGACACGCTGCAGTCCGCCCGGGACCGCGCGGCGAAGGTCGGAGCGACGAAAATCGAGACGGTCGCGCTCGAAGGCCAGCCGGTCGACATGCTGCGGAAGGTCGTGAAGGACCGTTCGGCCGACCTGCTCGTGGTCGGCAACCGCGGCCTCAACACCCTCGCGGGCCGGATCCTGGGCTCGGTGCCGTCGGAGGTGGCCCGGAAGTCGGGCGTCGACGTGCTGATCGTGCACACCACCTGA
- a CDS encoding adenylate/guanylate cyclase domain-containing protein yields MADTSRDLQQRLERALLGGPRRYTRLEVAERAGVPEERSRRLWRALGFATVEDDEVVFTDADVEAMRIADGLVSSGLIAPGMEVAVTRALGQHLSRLAEWQVHMLWELITENPELARSDRQVTRLVERLLPELEQVQSYVWRRHLAAFAGRAFASPDEDLETRALVVGFVDMVGYTRFTREADEEELTQVLDGFESLATEVIAEHHGRVVKMIGDEVLFVADTPADGAEIALTLAERTGEDGDLPAVRAGMASGRVLSRFGDVYGSVVNLAARLTSAARPGTVLVDRELAGELESLPQFDLRTRRPIAVRGYNRLRPSALRRAKDKPTGRFASSQELAAEMLGLGGPPPPATPEPEDFPTPRKRRRRR; encoded by the coding sequence GTGGCCGATACTTCCCGGGACCTGCAGCAGCGGCTGGAACGCGCCCTGCTGGGCGGCCCGCGCCGCTACACCCGGCTCGAAGTCGCCGAACGGGCCGGAGTACCCGAAGAACGCTCGCGCCGGCTGTGGCGGGCGCTGGGTTTCGCCACCGTCGAAGACGACGAGGTGGTGTTCACCGACGCCGACGTCGAAGCCATGCGCATCGCCGACGGTTTGGTGAGCTCGGGCTTGATCGCGCCCGGGATGGAAGTCGCCGTGACCCGCGCCCTCGGCCAGCATCTCTCGAGGCTGGCCGAGTGGCAGGTCCACATGCTGTGGGAACTGATCACGGAAAACCCGGAACTGGCCCGCAGCGACCGCCAGGTGACGCGTCTCGTCGAGCGTCTGCTCCCCGAACTGGAGCAGGTGCAAAGCTACGTCTGGCGCCGCCACCTGGCCGCCTTCGCCGGGCGCGCCTTCGCCAGCCCCGACGAGGACCTGGAAACGCGCGCCCTGGTCGTCGGCTTCGTGGACATGGTCGGCTACACCCGTTTCACGAGAGAAGCGGACGAAGAAGAACTAACCCAGGTCCTGGACGGCTTCGAATCCTTAGCCACCGAAGTCATCGCAGAACACCACGGCAGAGTGGTGAAAATGATCGGCGACGAAGTCCTCTTCGTAGCCGACACTCCGGCTGACGGCGCGGAAATCGCCCTGACGCTAGCCGAACGGACCGGCGAGGACGGCGACCTCCCCGCAGTCCGAGCCGGAATGGCGTCGGGAAGGGTCCTCTCCCGCTTCGGCGACGTCTACGGCTCCGTCGTGAACCTGGCCGCGCGCCTCACTTCAGCCGCGCGCCCCGGGACCGTACTGGTAGACCGAGAACTGGCTGGGGAATTGGAATCGCTCCCCCAATTCGACCTGCGCACCCGCCGCCCCATCGCAGTACGCGGCTACAACCGCCTCCGCCCGTCGGCATTGCGGCGAGCAAAGGACAAACCAACCGGCCGCTTCGCGTCTTCCCAAGAACTGGCAGCAGAAATGCTAGGCCTAGGCGGCCCGCCCCCGCCGGCAACTCCGGAACCAGAAGACTTCCCCACCCCGCGCAAACGCCGCCGACGCCGCTAG